In Trifolium pratense cultivar HEN17-A07 linkage group LG7, ARS_RC_1.1, whole genome shotgun sequence, a genomic segment contains:
- the LOC123897014 gene encoding 4-coumarate--CoA ligase-like 9, with translation MANYTKHTHSHSYTIDPNTGYCSQSRTFHSLRPIVPLPPPSQPLSLTDYSLSLLPETAISNNIPALIDSATDHHLTYPTFLRQIKSLTSFLQQSRTSLSKGHVALILTPSSLHVPVLYFSLLSLGVIVAPANPLSSQSELTHLIQLTKPVIAFATSTTASKIPNLPFGTIVIDSPSFLSILDSNSNSELRRVETTQSDTAAILFSSGTTGKIKGVLLTHRNLIALIGGFCYLKHAYDDGVENEPHPVSLFPLPLFHVFGFFMLVRALAMGETLVLMQRFDFEGMLKAVQKYRITYMPVSPPLVTAFAKSELVKKYDLSSIRLLGSGGAPLGKEVAESFKTKFPNVEIVQGYGLTESGGGAARMIGFDEAKHYGSVGRLAENMEAKIVDPVTGEALSPGQKGELWLRGPTIMKGYVGDDKATVETLDSEGWLKTGDLCYFDSDGFLFIVDRLKELIKYKAYQVPPAELEHILHTNPEIADAAVIPYPDEDAGQIPMAFVVRKPGSNITAAQVMEYVAKQVAPYKKIRRVSFVNSIPKSPAGKILRRELVDIALTSGSSKL, from the exons ATGGCCAACTACACCAAACATACTCACTCACACTCATATACCATCGACCCTAACACTGGTTACTGTTCACAATCTAGAACCTTCCACAGCCTCCGTCCAATCGTCCCTCTCCCTCCACCTTCTCAACCTCTCTCTCTCACCGACTACTCACTCTCTCTCCTCCCTGAAACCGCCATCTCAAACAACATCCCTGCTCTCATAGACTCAGCCACCGACCACCACCTCACTTACCCCACTTTCCTCCGTCAAATCAAATCCCTCACTTCCTTCCTCCAACAATCCCGCACTTCTCTCTCCAAAGGCCACGTGGCATTAATCCTCACCCCTTCTTCCTTACACGTCCCCGTACTCtatttctctctcctctccctTGGTGTCATCGTCGCACCTGCTAACCCACTCAGTTCCCAATCCGAGTTAACTCACTTGATTCAACTTACGAAACCTGTCATCGCATTCGCTACTTCCACAACCGCTTCCAAAATCCCCAACCTCCCATTCGGCACAATCGTAATTGACTCTCCTTCTTTTCTTTCCATACTCGATTCTAACTCTAACTCGGAACTTCGCCGAGTTGAAACGACTCAATCAGACACAGCGGCGATTCTCTTCTCTTCAGGAACAACTGGAAAAATTAAAGGCGTGTTGTTAACTCATCGTAACCTTATTGCGTTGATTGGAGGGTTTTGTTACCTGAAGCACGCGTATGATGACGGCGTTGAAAATGAACCGCATCCGGTGTCGCTGTTTCCGCTTCCTctttttcatgtgtttggatTTTTTATGTTGGTCAGGGCTTTGGCTATGGGGGAGACACTGGTGTTGATGCAGAGATTTGATTTTGAAGGTATGTTGAAGGCTGTGCAGAAGTATAGGATTACTTATATGCCGGTGTCGCCGCCGTTGGTTACGGCGTTTGCTAAGTCGGAGTTGGTGAAGAAATATGATCTTAGTTCGATTCGGTTGTTGGGGTCCGGTGGCGCGCCACTTGGCAAGGAAGTTGCGGAGAGCTTCAAAACCAAATTCCCCAATGTGGAAATTGTGCAG GGCTATGGTTTAACTGAAAGTGGAGGAGGGGCAGCAAGAATGATAGGGTTTGATGAGGCTAAGCACTATGGTTCTGTGGGTCGACTAGCAGAAAATATGGAGGCCAAGATAGTCGACCCTGTTACAGGAGAGGCATTATCTCCTGGCCAGAAAGGGGAGCTTTGGTTGCGAGGACCAACAATCATGAAAG GTTATGTAGGAGATGACAAGGCAACTGTTGAGACATTGGATTCAGAGGGATGGCTGAAGACTGGCGATCTTTGTTACTTTGACTCTGATGGTTTTCTATTCATTGTAGATAGACTAAAGGAATTGATCAAATACAAAGCTTATCAG GTTCCCCCAGCTGAATTAGAGCACATACTTCATACAAATCCTGAAATTGCTGATGCTGCAGTAATTCC GTATCCTGATGAAGATGCAGGGCAGATTCCCATGGCTTTTGTGGTAAGAAAGCCTGGAAGTAACATCACTGCTGCTCAGGTCATGGAGTATGTGGCAAAGCAG GTAGCACCATACAAGAAGATACGACGTGTTTCTTTTGTTAACTCTATTCCTAAATCTCCAGCTGGCAAAATTTTAAGAAGAGAATTAGTTGATATTGCTCTAACTAGTGGTTCATCCAAATTGTGA